Proteins co-encoded in one Neoarius graeffei isolate fNeoGra1 chromosome 11, fNeoGra1.pri, whole genome shotgun sequence genomic window:
- the LOC132893752 gene encoding up-regulator of cell proliferation-like yields MASDTDDLEEMQVCGLGSAQMKSSPRKDDLLSFLKTLGLEKYYPHKLTLRSLLEINSASVSDEEVHSLQAIPLAFLRKILMANSNSRSLLTMPGENNETDDLFAEQDCDGSLNLLDLQTALFVCADSFLQQEIALKMSMCQFAVPFLLPQGLQNQCTLMLWALRGILKEWRPHSMSESKGFVEDSVVNAKIPLLSFVRLSNCTLSKSQVLNQVLNKAQQHHDFFSHREMIGGSAPRVIANGMVEICWNLPCGNNSIDVFPEPVAIANLRGDACTFETQFSFLTQVSTAVFVFLDSVEEKEQKLLASLQGIKSKIFLVVNSQRNMSQNVKSSIKTAVNTLQLEREQTIVKSQKMNLANFSNMISFAIKKLVGEHDHTCKISSLKSVFKDLGLATDESENSPSISAEKTAEEIMKSIGVRQVVDYKKTRLPLQGENWKRLAHIEKEQCRLQHSGVLSLEEYKAQLQNEKDEIRNKQSQYKMSETMDILIKALSTSDDIERNFFLRWLGLKLDMRSRKYMSDLRHKYTKCEQQKDRDGMTRLDQELLDCSLGIEHYMREIGQIYETASFGSTKISGKIRSLPILAAKMLLAGFPLELLDGDASNIPEKWVSDVLLELHRRVGEKSRLLVLTVLGVQSTGKSTLLNTMFGVQFAVSSGRCTRGAFMIFLPVGNDLKEELCCDFVLLIDTEGLKSPALAKLEDSYEHDNELATFVIGLSDVTIINVAMENSTEMKDILQIAVHAFLRMKEVGKKAVCHFVHQNVAGVSAYEKSTTDRKQLLDQLNEMTVIAAEMEKKPNVKKFTDVLDYDLENNNWYIPGLWHGTPPMAPVNTGYSVAVLDFKKKLLEALKARTDAQPSEIPEFLHWMSSLWRAVKFENFIFSFRNVLVAHVYDKLCKEFSEWEWIFKRQILSLLTNASVQISNTDSSHFDEVVEPLKQNIEKEITLQTNEITKNLKDYYKRKDQNVHLVEKYKIDFTNSIKSLQSEMKDEMRKRVDAALEMRRNKEKVEKIQSKQAAMIEEQVLKLLQNYKHSKEKVSDETLEADFETMWNREVANITSLKERDVPSDVLKQLRASLGNRQVNEDLQKVENLTEYGQKDFKVKKKHVNMGKGFERLKGFFKIHTTMQTLQIIAVDVITSCTRMIEHFTQTKGDYQGTFTKDVLDEIDVHLKKEGSKISLQFETDLKLHICGIASRKFLEMHRKYLREKDPLKYLEKFKSQYLSDFIDLYKERDQCQRKAQDFAQLCLKPAVTEYINQSLGPDIVDVVLENSPSQYSTRVLFQYTIQKELLEKSKFNDFAEYILHYENYVKEWIYNHVIECFSKDTSLQQLKMKKLDSVITKITQAMEASKLEADGTHLPNNAEGTAIFIQNLYKAMSHVISMSMSTVERVLFQNASCCVPFTKSLYECIDDLKKQVEKEISGSTDITKTLKNVSVKPQDELFKRVFGCGMQCPFCKTPCEAGGKEHQLHHAAVHRPKGLGTYRDLNTLVLCEEICTTSVHGSRTFQNYETNFQPHPYKDYQKYYPDWHIAPDMFIEASDYWKYVLVTFNQQFAERYEAKPAMYPGAWNKITKENALSSLKRSFNIT; encoded by the exons ATGGCCTCTGACACAGATGACTTAGAAGAAA TGCAAGTCTGTGGCTTGGGATCAGCACAGATGAAATCAAGCCCTCGCAAAG ATGATCTTCTTTCATTTTTGAAAACACTGGGACTTGAGAAGTACTACCCACACAAACTAACTCTGAGGTCTTTGCTGGAGATCAACAGTGCCAGTGTATCTGATGAAGAGGTTCACTCACTGCAAGCAATACCACTGGCTTTCTTACGCAAGATACTGATGGCTAATTCAAATTCAAGATCTTTACTCACTATGCCTGGTGAAAATAATGAAACAGATGACTTGTTTGCTGAACAGGACTGTGATGGTAGTCTAAATCTTCTAGATCTCCAAACTGCCCTCTTTGTCTGTGCTGACAGTTTCCttcagcaagaaattgcacttaaAATGTCAATGTGCCAGTTTGCAGTACCTTTTCTGTTACCCCAAGGACTACAGAATCAATGCACTCTTATGTTATGGGCTCTTCGAGGTATCCTGAAAGAATGGCGACCCCAttcaatgtcagagtctaaagggTTTGTTGAAGACAGTGTTGTTAATGCAAAAATTCCCTTGTTATCATTTGTGAGGTTAAGTAACTGCACCTTGTCCAAGTCACAGGTTTTGAACCAAGTGCTCAACAAGGCACAGCAGCACCATGATTTCTTTTCTCATCGAGAAATGATCGGAGGATCTGCTCCAAGAGTAATCGCAAATGGGATGGTTGAAATATGCTGGAATCTGCCATGTGGAAACAATAGCATTGATGTCTTTCCTGAGCCAGTGGCTATCGCTAATTTAAGAGGAGATGCTTGCACATTTGAAACACAATTCAGTTTCCTTACTCAGGTGTCAACAGCTGTCTTTGTGTTCCTAGACAGTGTTGAAGAAAAGGAGCAAAAGCTACTTGCTTCTTTACAAGGAATTAAGTCCAAAATCTTTCTTGTGGTCAACTCTCAGAGAAATATGAGCCAGAATGTGAAGTCATCTATTAAAACAGCAGTTAATACTCTGCAGTTGGAAAGAGAACAAACAATTGTAAAAAGTCAAAAGATGAATTTGGCAAATTTCTCAAACATGATCAGTTTTGCCATTAAAAAACTGGTAGGTGAGCacgaccacacatgcaaaatcagTTCTTTGAAGAGTGTCTTCAAAGACTTAGGTCTTGCCACTGATGAAAGTGAAAATAGTCCCAGTATATCAGCAGAGAAAACGGCAGAGGAAATAATGAAAAGTATTGGTGTTCGTCAAGTGGTGGACTATAAAAAGACACGGCTCCCACTGCAAGGTGAAAATTGGAAAAGGTTGGCTCATATAGAAAAAGAGCAATGCCGATTACAACATTCAGGGGTATTGAGTTTGGAGGAGTATAAGGCTCAACTTCAAAATGAAAAAGATGAAATTCGGAACAAACAAAGCCAGTATAAAATGTCAGAAACGATGGACATATTAATAAAGGCATTGTCGACCTCTGATGACATTGAGCGAAACTTCTTTCTCAGATGGTTGGGACTAAAACTAGACATGCGATCACGCAAATACATGTCAGACCTTCGGCACAAATACACAAAGTGTGAACAACAGAAAGACAGAGATGGCATGACTCGATTAGACCAGGAACTTCTTGATTGTTCTCTTGGCATAGAGCATTACATGAGAGAGATAGGACAAATCTATGAGACTGCTTCATTTGGTTCAACTAAAATATCTGGAAAAATAAGAAGTCTCCCCATTCTGGCTGCCAAAATGCTTCTGGCTGGGTTTCCTCTTGAACTACTTGATGGAGACGCATCAAATATCCCAGAGAAATGGGTGAGTGATGTTCTCTTGGAGCTTCACAGGAGGGTTGGGGAGAAGAGTCGTTTACTGGTTCTGACTGTGTTAGGGGTTCAGAGTACTGGTAAATCAACACTGCTCAACACGATGTTTGGAGTTCAGTTTGCAGTGAGTAGTGGACGATGCACACGTGGAGCATTCATGATTTTCCTTCCTGTGGGTAATGATTTGAAGGAGGAGTTATGTTGTGACTTTGTGCTTCTGATTGATACAGAGGGTTTGAAATCACCAGCACTGGCAAAACTGGAAGACAGTTATGAGCATGACAATGAATTGGCCACATTTGTGATTGGACTGAGTGATGTAACCATCATCAATGTAGCAATGGAGAATTCCACAGAGATGAAAGATATCTTGCAGATAGCAGTTCATGCTTTTCTACGGATGAAGGAAGTTGGTAAAAAAGCAGTCTGCCACTTTGTCCATCAAAATGTTGCTGGTGTATCTGCATATGAAAAAAGCACAACAGACAGAAAACAACTCTTGGACCAACTAAATGAGATGACAGTGATTGCAGCTGAAATGGAAAAGAAGCCTAATgtgaagaaattcactgatgttttGGATTATGATTTGGAAAATAATAACTGGTATATACCAGGTCTATGGCATGGCACACCACCAATGGCACCTGTGAATACAGGCTACAGTGTGGCTGTTCTTGATTTTAAGAAAAAACTCTTGGAGGCGCTTAAAGCAAGAACAGATGCACAACCCTCTGAGAtcccagagttcctgcactggatGAGTAGCTTATGGCGTGCAGTGAAATTTGAGAACTTCATCTTTAGTTTCAGAAATGTTCTTGTGGCCCATGTGTATGACAAACTTTGTAAAGAGTTTTCAGAATGGGAGTGGATTTTTAAAAGACAGATCTTGTCTTTGCTAACTAATGCATCAGTTCAAATCTCTAACACTGACAGCAGCCATTTTGATGAGGTTGTTGAGCCACTGAAACAAAATATAGAGAAAGAGATCACACTTCAAACGAACGAAATTACTAAAAACTTGAAAGACTACTACAAAAGGAAAGACCAAAATGTGCATTTGGTGGAAAAGTACAAAATTGATTTTACTAACAGTATTAAATCTCTGCAGAGTGAAATGAAGGATGAAATGAGAAAAAGAGTGGATGCTGCACTTGAAATGAGAAGAAACAAGGAAAAAgtagaaaaaatacagagtaagcAAGCTGCTATGATTGAGGAACAAGTTCTGAAATTACTGCAGAATTACAAACATTCTAAAGAAAAGGTGTCTGATGAGACTCTCGAAGCTGATTTTGAAACAATGTGGAACAGAGAGGTGGCAAACATCACAAGTCTAAAAGAAAGGGATGTTCCTTCTGATGTTTTGAAGCAATTGCGAGCAAGTTTAGGAAATCGCCAAGTCAATGAGGATTTGCAGAAAGTTGAGAATTTGACAGAATATGGCCAAAAAGATTTCAAGGTCAAGAAAAAACATGTAAATATGGGAAAAGGTTTTGAAAGACTGAAAGGTTTTTTTAAAATCCATACTACAATGCAAACTTTACAGATTATTGCAGTTGATGTCATTACTAGTTGCACTAGGATGATTGAACATTTTACACAAACCAAAGGTGATTACCAAGGTACATTTACAAAAGATGTGCTTGATGAAATTGATGTACACCTCAAAAAAGAAGGCTCAAAAATCAGTCTCCAATTTGAAACAGACCTTAAATTGCACATTTGTGGTATTGCTTCCCGGAAATTCCTTGAGATGCACAGGAAGTATCTCCGTGAGAAAGATCCATTAAAATATTTGGAGAAATTTAAGAGTCAATATCTCTCTGATTTCattgatttgtacaaagagagggaTCAGTGCCAGAGGAAAGCACAAGATTTCGCTCAGCTCTGTCTCAAGCCAGCAGTAACTGAGTACATCAACCAGTCTCTTGGACCTGACATTGTTGATGTGGTTTTGGAGAATAGTCCTTCTCAGTACAGCACGCGAGTTTTGTTTCAGTACACCATTCAGAAAGAACTACTGGAAAAATCAAAGTTCAATGATTTTGCAGAGTACATTTTGCATTATGAGAATTATGTCAAAGAGtggatatataatcatgtcattgAATGCTTCTCCAAAGACACATCTTTGCAACAATTAAAAATGAAGAAGCTGGACAGTGTAATTACAAAGATCACTCAAGCAATGGAAGCTTCTAAGCTTGAAGCTGATGGGACTCATTTGCCCAATAATGCAGAAGGAACCGCAATTTTTATCCAGAACCTTTACAAAGCTATGAGCCATGTCATCTCAATGTCCATGAGCACAGTGGAAAGGGTCCTGTTTCAGAACGCAAGCTGTTGTGTTCCATTCACCAAAAGTCTCTATGAATGCATTGACGACCTGAAAAAGCAAGTAGAAAAAGAGATTTCAGGTTCAACAGATAttactaaaacactgaaaaatgtgTCCGTAAAACCCCAAGATGAGCTGTTCAAGAGAGTGTTTGGTTGTGGGATGCAGTGTCCATTTTGCAAAACACCATGTGAAGCAGGAGGAAAGGAACATCAGCTACACCATGCAGCTGTGCATAGACCaaaaggacttggcacctacagaGATTTAAATACTCTTGTCCTTTGTGAGGAGATTTGTACAACTAGTGTACATGGCAGTCGAACTTTTCAAAATTATGAAACAAATTTCCAACCTCATCCTTACAAAGACTACCAGAAATACTACCCAGACTGGCATATTGCACCTGACATGTTTATCGAAGCCTCAGATTACTGGAAGTATGTGCTGGTGACATTCAATCAGCAATTTGCTGAAAGGTACGAAGCAAAGCCAGCTATGTATCCAGGTGCatggaataaaatcacaaaagaaAATGCTCTTAGTAGTCTGAAACGTTCCTTCAATATTACATGA